The following DNA comes from Pantanalinema sp..
GGCCGAGCGGGTGAACGCGCACCAGCCCACCGACAAGATGGCGCAGCTGCTCAAGGTGATGCAGGCTGCCTCCGAAGCCGACGGCGACGACGGCGAAGACGCCGACGAAGCGGAGTAGGCCCTGCTGCGCCGCCTGATCGATCGGGTGTCGGGGGAGGCCCCGGGCGACGTGACGCTCGAGGCGGCCTTCGCCGACCTTGCGCTGCCTGTAGGGGTGGGCGATCGCCCCTACACCTTCGTCAACATGATAACGACCCTCGACGGCAAGGCGGTGGTGGGCGGCGCGGGCACGACCTGGACCGTGGGCAGCGACACCGATCATGCGCTCTTCAAGTGGCTGCGCCGCTCGTGCGACGCGGTCCTCTCGGGGGCCTCGAGCCTCACGGCCGACGAGATGCCCTACCCACGCGTCAGCGAGACCGAGCGCGAGCGGCGCGTGGCCGCGGGCCTGCGGCCGGTGCCGCTGTGGGTCGTTGTGAGCGGGCGCGCCAACGTGCCGCCCACCCTGCGCCTCTTGAAAGAAGGCGGCGAGGACGTCCTGGTGGTGGTGAGCGCTTCGGCGCCGCGGGACCGGGTCGCCGCCCTTGAAGCGGTCGTGCCGGTGCTCCGGCTCGGCGCGTCGTCGGTACCTGTGGGGGCGCTCGTGCGGAAGTTGCGTGAGGAATACGGGGTGCGCCGCCTCTACTGCATCGGCGGGCCCACCCTCAACGCCGCCATGCTCGCCGACGGCGTCCTCGACGAGCTGTTCATGACGCTCGCCCCCAAGATCCAGGGAGGGCGGGGGATGACGACCATGATCGAGGGCGACGCCCGTCCCCCCGAGGCCCTCAAGACGGCCAAGCTACTTTCGGCCTACCAGGAGGAAGACGAGCTCTTCATGCGCTACGCACTGAGCGAGGCGGCAAAGCGGCTTCGTTCGACCCCTTGATGTGCGATGCCCCCGCAAGTGCGGATCGATAAGACGGCCAGCAGGGCTTCAAACTGCTGGCCGTCTTTCTTTGCTACAGGTGCTGCGAGGGATGGCTCAACGGCCATGTCCCCTATAGGTTTGAGGATTCGCCCACCAGCCAGGATTGGACATGTTGCGGTAGGTGTTCGGCGAGTTCCAGAAAGACCGGTCCCCCATCCCCAGGTGAACCTTTTGCGGTTGCTGTTGCTGTTGGGCGGCGCGGGCCTTCAAGACGTTCAGGAGCAACTCATCCTGCGTCATCTTGGGCGCCTGAGGCTTCTTCTCGGGGACCTGCTTGGCCTGGTTCTGCTGGGCCTTCGGCTTGGCCGAGGCGATCGCGGCGCTCTGCTTCTGTGTGATGCCAAACATGGTGTCCCCCTATCAACGTCGAACCGAAACCCACTACCAGGTTATCCGGTTCAGCCGGCAAACACATTCTTAACAACCGGAAA
Coding sequences within:
- a CDS encoding dihydrofolate reductase family protein, with the protein product MTLEAAFADLALPVGVGDRPYTFVNMITTLDGKAVVGGAGTTWTVGSDTDHALFKWLRRSCDAVLSGASSLTADEMPYPRVSETERERRVAAGLRPVPLWVVVSGRANVPPTLRLLKEGGEDVLVVVSASAPRDRVAALEAVVPVLRLGASSVPVGALVRKLREEYGVRRLYCIGGPTLNAAMLADGVLDELFMTLAPKIQGGRGMTTMIEGDARPPEALKTAKLLSAYQEEDELFMRYALSEAAKRLRSTP